The Haliotis asinina isolate JCU_RB_2024 chromosome 3, JCU_Hal_asi_v2, whole genome shotgun sequence genome segment CACTGTCTCAAAACAATGCGCTAGCAAATGCTGATGACACACACTAGAACAGTGAAAGGACATAATTTATACCGTACATTGTCAGATAAAATTGTACAACACGTTTCGGGAGGGGATGGGattattttgtgtgtttaaagccgcaatattccagttatatgaaggcaaaatattccaactatatgaagGCGGTCTGAAGATATTCCAACCTGAACAAGGAAGTCAAATAACAGACACCTTAAGCGTAGGTTTGTTGAATACGCTATGATGTTTCAAatgcttggttgacacatggcattgttgcatagatagatgctcaCGCTGCTgctcactggattttctggtccagacccgattatttacaggccgccttataactggaatattgccatgtAAGgccttaaactaaactcactcattcacaccaTTTCAACGTGGTAACTATCGATAATTTGCTTTGATGGTGTATGATGGCATACCAAAATTTTGATCTTGTGCAATAACACAGCATTATGCCCTGGTCAAAGTATTAGTGTAAACGCAAGACCCAGATACCTGCAGACACAGCATATATAATTCACCCCTTAAAGAGCAACTGACAAAGATGTTCACCTTTGTGGGATACCATGTGTACTGCTTTGCCAAAGTCTATGTTTATACTAGTACTTCACAAAAACTCTCAAGCATATCAATCCTCTTCGTTATAACAGAGCCACGGTAtcagatatatcaaacacatcTTTTGCAAAGAAAGGAGctgcaaaacgtgaaaatttACTTGAAATAAATTTTCCACCATTGTTAGTGATCATATTAGGTACAATCTACAATAGAAAGTGAGAtcagttttactccgcactcagcaatattcctgctatatggtggcggtctgaaaatagtcgagtcagacaatgcagtgaccaTGTGGgttagcatcgatctacttaACTTGGTtatgatgacttgtgtcaagtctgcgagcctgaccacccgatcccgttaattgcCCTTTTTTGACATGtaaggttactgaagatcacttccaacccagaccttcacgggtgagaTGCTTTATGAATAtaacaaataataaacaaatattaacaTGCACTGCTGACTGGTGCCAGTAGTACACCTAAGGCACTTTCGTCACAAATTCTTTGTCCGGACACAAGCGCAATGATTGACTATTGacagaaattttgaaattttcatgACGTATCAACCAGTAAATCTGTCAAAGCTAATCTTATGCCCTTTCATAAGTATTTATTCATACATGCCATTGACTTTCCTCCACAGCTGTCAACCTACCAAGATGTCCAGTACACGCACCAAGAAGTCCAAACGGACTCGAACCCAGCGCTATACATCCAATGTATTCGCTATGTTCGACCAAGCCCAGATCCAGGAGTTTAAGGTAGGTGGTACACCAAACAGGTCACTTATTCGTGAAGAATAAAAAATCTGatcatgaaaagaaaacaatgttttttgttttgttttgttttggtattttttgttttgtttggttttgtttgtttggttttgtttcaatatagcTGTCAGTCATTAAACGCTGACAGCGAGAACGATTTGCATTCGGTTCAATCGGCACAATACCTGTATACATACCTGTGTGTGAATATCTGAAACCTGCAACATTTCTGCATCAGTTATCTTTAGCGTTCCCGTTCCCAATTTCCAGTGACATCATACCCCATCTACATTCATTGCACCTGATACTCTTGTTGATAATTTGTTGATGGTGCGCATATTCATAATAAGGGTCACTCACCATGGATATGTAATAACCTTCGAGATATATATTGTATAAGTGTTAAGCTAGACTGGATATCCGGAGTGTATATTTCAGCCGACAAGAACAACCTTTCTGTATTGTATATCATGTGTGATATTCAGAGTTGTGAGGAAGCACAGCTTTCCATTAATTACTCTGTAGGACACAGTTCGATGTATATACTCTCCAATTCTCGCATTTTCGAAATTGTATCATCTATCGCATTCTCGCATTTCTAAAATTGTTTACATTCTCGCTTTCTCGAATTTGTACATTCCTTCGCATTTCTCGCATTTTTTGAAGTTATATATTCCCCCATATTCCCCTGATTTCTGATGTAACTATACTCTGGAGGAATACAGAGCCTTCTAATAATGCAATGTTCAGAGCCCGTTTCTGGAGTCTCCCCCCGATCATCCTATGCTGACAGTTGTATTTACTTCACGCTCAGGAGGCATTCAATATGATCGACCAGAACCGTGATGGTTATATTGACAAGGACGACCTGCTAGAGATGCTCACGTCCCTCGGGAAGGACCCCTCCGATGCAGACCTTGATGTCATGATCAACATGGCGCCAGGGCCCATCAACTTTACCATGTTCCTCACGCTGTTTGGAGAGAGACTGAACGGCACAGACCCTGAAGACGTCATTAAAAACGCATTCGCTTGCTTTGATGAAAAGAACGCAGGTAAGAGTCTATGCGGAAACGGTACCACATATATCTGATTAATGTTGAATATTATCTGTGAGTTAACATCTCATGTGTTTTGTTGAGATATTTCACGGAAAAAGTTGATATCAAACATATCCGTTACATCATTTGAACATTCAGTTGTCAGTCTCAACTGGTTGTTGTTCAACATTCCCATTCTGATTCATTCTCGTCACTAAGCGTCCGAGTGATTGATATCACAAGCACGGCAGTGTGCTATCTAACCAGGAATCCACTAAGGGTTCATACAATGTACCTCCCATTAATGTATATCTTCATCGAAAGACTGTAACCATGACCAAAGCTTTACTCTGAAACCACACAGTCTGGAAAACTGTGATTCCGGACGAACGGTTCTCTGAATATCAGTAAATGGTAAAAGGACATTAATCTATTTCAATCAATCGTTACATTTGTGGATCCAAAATGTGCATGGAATGATAACGTTTATTGTAAGATGAAATGATATGTAAAGATCCACGAAGCATAAATCAATCCTTGTGTCCTCTTGTGCATGTTAATCTGGAAAACGAAGACTAGGAAAAATTAAGATTTTCTTTGGACTTACCAACAAGATTGATAACGAACTACTTATAATCGTATTTGTTGACTCAACGATTTGTATAAACATTATATCCTAATACTGATAATAATCCGACATTGTCTTTTACTTTTATATAATTTGATATGGGAACAGTGGCTTGCTTTGGTCTCCACAATGCCATAACTTAGAACGAATGATTACACGAGTTGTCTCCCCTAGGCTACATTCCCGAGGAGTATCTGCGCGAATGCCTGACGACAATGGGCGACAGATGGACTGACGACATGGTGGACGACCTCCTCCACGGCGCCCCCATCACCGACGGCAAATTTGACTACGCCGAGTTCACCCGGATGCTCAAACACGGTGCCAAGGAGAAAGATGAAGATGAGGTCCCGGACGAACCAATCGAATCGTCTGCCCTCACCAAAGCTAAAGCGTGATGACTGTGATTCTCTGTTCGGATGTGATTGGGCGAATGGTCCATGTTTGCGAGACGTTTATACATGGTCTGTGTCTTCTGAGGGGCTCGTTCTGTTGACCTGATTCCATTATATACCGACATAATATATATCTCTAGTGTACCGTATTAGTGCATTTTTAGGTGcgtgaacatttttttcagggTTTGAGTATATATAACACTTGTTTCTATTTATGCTTATAAACTGTCTTCCGCAATGTAACCCCTAAGGCATAATTGAGGACAGACTCTTGGTTGTGACGTCGCGTTTCGATTCAAAGGTAACGGTAGCACTATTTGTACATGCAGCGTGCGTATGTGTGCTGACAACTGTCAGCTCTAGGTAAACTTTTTGCAACCTGGGTATTTTACCCAGGATTCCTGTAATTAGTGGGTAATACTGATCTTCAGAAAATTTCCGATACCCACCCGTTTTAGAATTTGGGTATTTTTTGTGTcagtattttttaaagaaatatttgaaaagataaCTTTGACAAATTGTTTGTACTTCAGCCGTGCATAGGGTTGTTGTTGTATAAGAATTACGATAAAGTGAATCCTTAACACGACGAGCGATTTCATTGGATGTTCTTTTCAAAAGAACGAATTAAGATGAGTGTTACAAACATAACTTGATGCGTTTGCGCGAACGTTTCTTTCTGTAATTGATAAAGTGTACTGTTACACGATGAAATTCGTTCGATAATCTAACAGATCCACTCGTGGCATTTGGCATTGAGCTATGTCTTTCTGTTATACATTCTTTGTCACTAGTTAGTCAGGGTACGCAACAACTAACAAGAGCATTTCTGTAATTTCCTTTGCATATTTGGGACGCTGCGGATACATTTTAGTGCGTATTTTGGAAATATCAATGCGTATTTTACGCAGATAAGCAGCTTATCTAGACGTCTGTGTTAGATTCCATTGTAATTATATACCGCGGTATATTGGTGCTAAAAGTATGTCTCCTTGTAGGACACAAATCACTGGAGTGAAAAAAGGCTTTATGCTGGATGTACATGACCTCACGGTTGTCACAGCAAGACAACGAAGATCAGTAATGCTCTTGTGTCTCTTATGTCAAACAACATATGACTGGCATCGCGTGTCTTTCTCGACCTTTCACCTGACACATTTGACAATATTACTCGTGGTTGCGCCACTCATTCAAGTATCAATGTTGGCAGATCAGTGGAGGAAGTAAAACACCAGGTGTCCTTCTTTCCCGTGATAAACAGTCAGGATTTCATATATAACCCATGTGTCTAGCTATATATGTTGTGATACTCCTTTCCGCACAATATGCCCATGCTATACCTCACTGCACCATGTCTTTGGTTGCATATTATCGATATGTTTTCATAATAGGTTTTCATATTTGTCGTCATATATTGGTttcattttttacagattaaattttatgttttgtgcacAGCATCCGCCACACAGTGTTGAataacacattcaccacacGATTTAACACACTGGTGATATTTATGTGTTGTAGATCTGTTTACAGCCGTTATATTTCTAGTTGAGCTGTTTTGAATAGTTTCAGTATTTAAACGTACAGAATCAGACTGATATCAAGGTTGTTGTAGGCAACTTAGCATTAGTCTTGGCTTGAATTCTTTTATGAATAATTCCTAAGATTTCTCTGAGTGTTtaaattacaaaaatataacGTAAAACGTTTGCTTAACCCAACCTCCATCTAGatgaaatatctgaaaaaaCGAAGTACTTGTAATACGAAATTTGTGGAGATGTTCCCGATTCTTCCATGGTTGGTGATCTGTCACCCACTCATCTTTATACATTACAACCTTTTTGTATATATCATTTGGGCATTACGACCACCTCTAAATAAAGAAACCCCAAAACCtgatatgtgtttgtttaatgGTGATTATTCGGTTGCATGACGTCATCGAATTCCGATTAGAAACAAGCGTCTATAATTTTTGTAGGAGTTTGTAATTAGTGTTAATGTAGTTATGCACATTCTTCTACTGATATAGTCATCTACTGGTACACACGCATGGGTGTACAATGGTATATGGTCTATCTCGTACACTAGTCTGTCATATTGACACTGATATATCCACGAAAGCCCACGCGAGATGGTCAAGGTATCTGAATaggaatcagtgagtgagtttcgttttacaccgcacttagcaatattcctgctttatggcggcagtctgtaaataatcgggcctggactagacaatccatcgaccaacatcatgagcatcgatctgcgcagttgggaaccgatgacacctgccaaccaagtcagcgagtctgaccacccgaccctgttagtcgcctcctatgtcaagtataggttactgaagatcagttctaacccgggtgTTCACAGCTCTGGACTTTTTTATTATCTTTTATGATTATATTTTAGGAATCTTTTATTCTATAAAATGAATGTGCATGTATTTCAGAAACGAGGTGTTGGTCTCATACGTGCTAATATCTGTTCTCAGACAGATAAAATACCTGATAACTGATATCATACTGAAATATGATCTCATACTGATATATAGTCTTGTGTTAACACATGggcatataatatatattccgATGTAGGAGTGAGTCCTGTGGTACTATCTACCGGGAATCAAACCTAAAATCTCACGTAAATCGAACCGCATTGTGTTTCACCTCTGATGCGCACGTAAAAGCACTACGTCTCTACCAGAGTATACTCGGACTAGTTATCACAAGCCTTATTTGAATCCGACCTGCACGCATTCACCTGGgaataattgagtgagtgagtgagtttagcttacGTCGGCACTAACTCAGCCCAATAATGACTAGAATAAGTTCTCAgtttataaaaaataaacatgaattATATAATACCTGTCACGCAGGACACTGGTCAGTAAGATACCTACTAGTAAATTATCACATACCTGTT includes the following:
- the LOC137277125 gene encoding myosin regulatory light chain 12A-like, translating into MSSTRTKKSKRTRTQRYTSNVFAMFDQAQIQEFKEAFNMIDQNRDGYIDKDDLLEMLTSLGKDPSDADLDVMINMAPGPINFTMFLTLFGERLNGTDPEDVIKNAFACFDEKNAGYIPEEYLRECLTTMGDRWTDDMVDDLLHGAPITDGKFDYAEFTRMLKHGAKEKDEDEVPDEPIESSALTKAKA